From the Anaeromusa acidaminophila DSM 3853 genome, the window CAATAACGACTCTCACTTTACGCGGCGCAATGCGGATATTCTTGGCAACCGCTTTGGCTTCCATGCACTAGCCCCCTTTCGGTATGATCACTGCGCTAAACGCAGCCCGCAGCGCTTAGCGCAGCGAAGTGGATTTTTCCGAGCCGGCGTGACCTTTATAGGTGCGGGTCGGAGCGAATTCGCCCAGCTTATGGCCGACCATGTCTTCGGTCACATAGACCGGAACATGTTTGCGGCCGTCATGCACAGCGATGGTATGGCCCACAAAATTCGGCAGAATTGTCGAACTGCGAGACCAGCATTTTACGACCTTTTTGTCGCCGCTAGCATTCATAGATTCAATTTTCTTCAGCAAGCTTTCATGCACAAAAGGTCCTTTTTTGATAGATCTGGACACGACATTGGCCTCCCTTCACGCGGTTATTTCGTGCGTCGTTTGACGATCATTTTGTCGGACTGTTTGCTGCGACGGGTTTTCACACCATGCGCGCATTTGCCCCAAGGCGTAACCGGATGCTTGCGGCCCACCGGCGAACGGCCTTCACCACCGCCATGCGGATGATCGCAAGGGTTCATTGCTACGCCGCGGTTTGCAGGACGCACGCCCAGCCAACGAGAACGGCCAGCTTTACCGATTGTAATGTTTTCATGTTCCAAGTTGCCAACCTGGCCGATGGTTGCACGGCAGTTAACATGCACTTTGCGCAATTCGCCCGAGGGCAAACGCAAAAGAGCAGTGCCGCCTTCTTTAGCCATCAACTGAGCAGAAGCGCCGGCGCTGCGTACCATTTGGCCGCCTTTGCCAATCTTCATCTCAATGTTGTGCAACATAGTACCGACGGGGATGTTCACCATCGGCAACGCATTGCCTACTTTAA encodes:
- the rpsS gene encoding 30S ribosomal protein S19, encoding MSRSIKKGPFVHESLLKKIESMNASGDKKVVKCWSRSSTILPNFVGHTIAVHDGRKHVPVYVTEDMVGHKLGEFAPTRTYKGHAGSEKSTSLR
- the rplB gene encoding 50S ribosomal protein L2; translation: MAVKSFKPYSAGRRFMTVASFDEVTTDKPERSLLVRLTKKGGRNQQGRLTVRHQGGGHKRMYRIIDFKRNKDGIVAKVASVEYDPNRSAYIALLHYVDGEKRYILAPHGLKVGDKVESGPEADIKVGNALPMVNIPVGTMLHNIEMKIGKGGQMVRSAGASAQLMAKEGGTALLRLPSGELRKVHVNCRATIGQVGNLEHENITIGKAGRSRWLGVRPANRGVAMNPCDHPHGGGEGRSPVGRKHPVTPWGKCAHGVKTRRSKQSDKMIVKRRTK